The Euzebyales bacterium sequence TCGATCACGAGATCACCGAACCGGCGGACATCACGGCTGCGTTCGCTGCCGCGTGGGCGGCGCAGCATGGCGTGGATCCGCGCGACCAGCTCCCGCGGTGAGAACGGCTTGACCATGTAGTCGTCGGCGCCGACCGACAACCCCACGACCCGGTCGACCTCCTCGGCCTTGGCCGTCAGCATGATGATGTACGCGTCGCTGAACGTGCGGATCCCGCGGGCGACGTCCAGCCCATCCAGCGCCGGCAGCATCAGGTCCAACACGATCACATCGGGGGCCTCCGCACGCGCCGCCTGCAGCGCCTGAAGCCCGTCGAACGCCTCGACCACGCGGAACTGCTCACGTTCCAGATACGACCGCACCAGATGCACCAGCGGCCGCTCGTCATCCACGACCAGCACCGTCACCGTGGGCCCTGC is a genomic window containing:
- a CDS encoding response regulator transcription factor, with the translated sequence MDDERPLVHLVRSYLEREQFRVVEAFDGLQALQAARAEAPDVIVLDLMLPALDGLDVARGIRTFSDAYIIMLTAKAEEVDRVVGLSVGADDYMVKPFSPRELVARIHAMLRRPRGSERSRDVRRFGDLVIDADAREVHSDGAPVELTRTEFDLLDALSERPRMVWSRSQLLDRLRGTAEYRDEHVIDVHVGNLRRKLHNPDVIVTVRGVGYRMGAGR